The genomic region AAAAAGCCGATGGTATATGCTACCGAGGCTAATGGAAGAAAAACTTAACGATTAAAAATCaacaattgaaaaagaaaatctgTTTTGATAATGACATCAGCATCTGTGACATGGAGTCGGTAACAGCAGTCAGTCACGTCGTGACAAATCACAAAGAACCTACCGTAGCAAGCCATCCTCCTGGCTCTTCAAGCCTACACCGCTGGCCATCCTGTTCACCAGTCGCATGATCTCTTTGCGAACCAGCGCTCTGCCGCTCGGCGTATCCTCTCGCATCGAGACTCTCCTGTTCCCGGACTCGAACTCAAAGCTGCCGAGGACGCTGGTGGGTGTGTCGCAACTGTTGGGGGTGCCCCGTCCACTCGTGGCGCTTAATGCCCTGGGCCGTGCATCGTACTCTGAGAGCATGTCACACTCACTGGCACTCCTCGATCGACAATCTGTCAAATCAGAATACATGAAGAAAAAATGGGGGATGTTACAGAGATCGAAGCAAAGCCGAGAAACAAGATTAAGCCTGACCCTCTTCATCTGTGCACACTGCTTGTGTGatacaatatttacatgtgGTTAGAGACAAAAGAAGGTAAACTAATGAACCAAATCATCTTTCAATTTGTGGTTTTCGTGATCAGAAAGATTacataaaaaaacataaaatttcTCTTTGGTTTATTTCATTCTCCTCACTTATTTCTTTGTCTAGATACTTTTCCATCTTAGCATTTATCACATCTAAAGAGCTTAAAATTTCCCTCAATCACTTCATTATCTGAAACGAAAGACAACACTAGCCAATGCAAAGGAACTGCAATTTAATGCAATCTTTGTTTCTGAAAACTATCAAATGTCCAAATTGGAAACAGTACTCACTTTTGTAAACCTGATACAGATCTCGGGATGGTGGCATTCGGTGGGGTTGGGAGTGCCTTTAACATAACCTAGCACATACCTTCTTTTTCCAAACTGGAAAACAGCTCTAACTTTTGTACACCCAGATACTGGTCGTGTGATGATGGTATTTGGGGGattggagaggggagggggttggcaGAGCCTTAAACATAACCTAGTACATACCTTCTTTTTCCATGTCCAAACTGGAAACAGCTCTCACTTTCGTACACCTGATACAGGTCTCGGGATGATGGCGTTCGTTTTCTTCATCGACCAACAACGGCCCAGCGGGAATCACCGCGTGGCTTTGGTCCTTGAAGGACGAGGAGGTGGAGCGTGACGAGGCCACGCCACTACCCAGAGAAGGGTGGTCTGAAGCTGGTCCTGATACTTGCACATGAGGGATATCCCCAGAAGTCTGAGAGGATGTCCTGGAAGAGCTTCTTCCTCCCCTGTATTGACTTTCATCAGACTGTTTCGGAGGAAAACCAGCCAGTGTTAGGacatttgtaattttttgtCGCATTGTCAGACAAATCCTTAGCTTTTGCCTTTCCTTTCTTTACTATTTTTTGGGTTCATTTAAGCTAGCAAGTTGCATTTATAAACAAGCACCACTTCCCAACAGActcactattttttttatttttttttttcaggtaaaAACTGGGGTGCCATTTATAGATGGTAATTAGCCATTCAGACTCAGCCCTGATGCTTATATGCAAAGTATAAGCAAGGTTTTTAAAATGGCCGCAAAAATGTGTTACTTTTTCAAGGGATATTTTGGtagcagataatgtgacaattGTATGGAAAAGAAGACACTCCCACACTGctctttgaaaaccaaaaaatCTGGACATATTTTCTTCTATGAAACAGGAAATACAGTCGGTTGAATTTACTATATTTTTAAGCGGCATAACCCTTTCTTTCAGGATGTCGACCACTGTGcttggtctgtgatgtcatcaccaATTCATCTTCAAAAGCTTTGCCaataaatttggaatttttgctTTAGTTGCATCATTTttgtacaaatattttctttctgtgCAAATGTGAGTTAAATAAAGTATATACAGTAAAACCAAACTTTTTCAGCTAAATTGACTGGATGAcattgttcatttctgattttgcCACCAAAGTTACAAAATATATCTTTACCGTTCAAAATATTATGAGATGTGGTTTCGACCTAAAGATTCAGAAAATGAAGTGTGCAAAGAGGGGGCACCCAAGGGCTTTAATTGTCCCCTAGGGCCCCAGTTGGCTCTTGATGCTTCTGTAAGACGATACCGGACAGACTATCATACTCAACAAAAACAATGGCTATCTGCTGTTTATTCATCACATATCATTATATAAAGCAATGTTCATTCACatttctgataaaaaaaaattcttcttcttttgcttAATACTCAAGCCCCATGTACAATCAAAATTCTCCATCACACCATGCTTGGACTGGCTAAGTAGAACTAGGATATATGTAGTTCATAACAGACAACATGTCATGATATCTGTGTACTTTCTAAACATTTCTACTCCCACTTCCTTACCCCTTCCTGACCCCACCACAAAGTTCCTCCTCCCCGTACAAACGAtcaaagaggaagaagaagaggtgGGGGAAAGAAGAAGAGGGGGGCCAGAGAAAATGACTTACATGGAATATAAGAGATACATCGACAGGTAGGCAGAGACCGATGTATTCTTCGTTGGAGGTGACCGCGTTTGACCTCTTGAGAGTGGACTTGAGAGGGGAGAGAAAGGCAGTGTAATGTCCAATACTGCCGACACTCCCGCTTCTGTAAAATCGACAGAGAAGAGAAAATGTGATTATCCAAACAATGGAGGAAAGAAAAGACCCCAACCACCCTTCTGAATCTATTGTACTATGGAAATAGTTGCTCTTTGGATGAGAGCTTGGTGAACAATTGGCCATCGGAGGTTCGATTcttgcctagttcattacgttgtgtcctttggcaagatgctttatctcacttgcctctctccacccaggggttaaatgggtacctgtgaggtaacttgtcattgggcgcagtatataactggtgcggactggagggattgtctctgggacggGTTATCCTTGACTaggggtaatataacatctgtaaagcgctttaagacctatcgctggtataaagcgctacaataaaatagaatattattaaattataattcAATCAAATGTGTTTACCTGAATTTGGGGGTTAGAGTCTATCAATACCCATAAAATTAGTGATACAATATAAATACCAGGGCAGGCTTACTAGTATCTTGCTaaaaaattattataacaaaagtGGTATTATAAACAAAAGAGTGCAATATGAAAAGCACGGAATACGCACCCACAAACTGCACCCGATCACATCACTAGGTTTTACtcaatttgacaaattttataCTGTTATTTTAAACCCATCTGAATGAATGGGTACCATTGGGAGGATTAAAAGAAACAGCTGAAAGGTTTTTGAACAGTATTCGTGTAAAATTGCATTTCTTACTTGCACATGCCAAACATCTCAGGAgtaaacaagagcatcaatgatgcagtatctcaatactggaagttttaatttttattcctaatttcaaatctttgctctgtctctacaattatcaatatcaatcatggtacaacaaatatataacttgcatttttgctactttgccacgaacagtctctgcaggttacactttatcctgctagtcttgcctttagcgctcattgcctgttagtcgaaagaacgacgttgcaaggtttagtaatgtcatagaatatttaagaacttgtgttttatgtggtatccttcatcttaggtcagtctcagttggactttttggtcatatagtttgacgtcaatgacaacagccaaattagaagaggcgaacaactcgaccatattcttgatgcctgccttgagagctaagcctattgacctactgtatgttactgtagactgtagtggtgactaccatcaaaactgtgtccacttctagatatcaaaacaacccacgtttttccatctcaatttttcggacatgaagatttcatggatttatgacttggaaaaaataatgtaaaagaagattacaagtttttatatgcaagtgatgggtggcctcctcttcccctaacagccacctcagttcctctccattttgttattttattttaattctttgtacatttgatgtcaaacattacaggttcaaaagaaagctaaacatacttcttataaccttatacatcttatatccttataaataaaacataaccttatacaatttttatagtcttatcaaagttgtgatgctatggccggctcctcttttatacgtacccatcaaacaaacttaccctggtccttcctaggaaaagctgtctgaacaccagtacaatgctaatgtggctatcactgaaagcctaataggcctaggggcctagcctaggcctatatatattattaaatgcactaggcctacagtaagtagccttcagaaatacaagaatgtgtatacgtaattatacaaaatacatgaagggcaatcaaacaaacttatcatggcccttgctctgaaaagctacctgaacaccagtactatccttaaatggatgttacaaaaacgaaggcctaatataaattaaatgcactacgtagaatCAGGgagttataacaactccctggtagaattcagcagtacagaatgtaattagcatgcaatacactaacacctcgcgtacctaactacagaacagaaaattgttcgcgagggtagccattttcgtatatctaacatgtagctgttatgagtcatagccaatctgctacaaaacagacttgggggcggggcttactcatcaaaaacggacctttttactaaaagtaggggcggcagctcagtgttgttttaagaaagaaaaatcatttaaacatcaaataaagcaaataaaagccattaaatgtcatatcaggtagtaaaattcttattaatacctacctgtaaacaacaaatgaaagtttaaaattttaataaaatatataatacataggaccctttcttagacgataccactgttgaaagacagttctattctattctctttcataaaacataagttttggagcgtgtgcaaaacaggtctgtcaaagtgtgttttcagtccaaattggcccgatttggacataaatcggtgaaaaagtcacagaatgagatacaattctggaataaaaaatagtaacttttgttggtctatatgatatattcttgctctggaaattccagagaaaaagaagtttgtttgaagacgctgaaaaatttttaagagaagagaaagtcccacttactgttacaatatctctatacatgtaatgtattgagataaaaataacAGCCTGAATTTTAAAGGATGCTTCTCTGACGCTCCCGGACTAACCTTGATTTACCACTAGACCCGTAGACACCGTCCTCTTCCAAAGATGAGTGCCTCCTGAGTTTGTCCCCGTCTTCGCTGCCCTGCCTCTGAGTTTCCAGGGCTTTCAGAGCCGCATAGCCATGAGCGTCTCTGGACGAGGTGAAGACGGCGCTGGTCTCCACCACCTTCCCTGACGTCGGAGTCTGGGGTATGACGATGGGCTTTGAGAGCCTCCGTAGGTAACTGGGAGTCCGACTGAGGTTGTGGCTCTTACGCAGTGCGTCTGACGAGTGAATACTTTTGACGGTGTGACTGCTGGCCACCGTGCTGAGACTAGAAAATGAGGACTCTATGGGCGGGCTGGAGGGATTGGAATGCAAGGAGCTGACCCCGCTCGACTGGGTCGTGGTGTCCGTCGCAAAACTCTCGCTTCGGCTCTTGGTGCCGATGCTGCCCCGCCCGCTCTCGTTACTGTCGCACCTCCGTTTCAGACTGAGACTTCTGTCGCGAGACTGTTGGTCCGACGACCTGCCGTTCCCCGACTCTGGGCTGAAACGGACTTCTGAGTTCGCCTTGTCCTTGGTCAGACGCGAGCTGGCGTCGCTGTTGCTGCGAATCTTCATGACGGCTTCGCTGGTCTTAAGTCCGTTGAGCGATCCCTCTATAGAGGGCATTGTCTTTGCTCGTTTGAGTTGAATTACACATTTGAGTTTTTGCTGTGCAGTCTTTTCCTTTAAGTTCTTTGATCCCGTGCCGTTGGAGACTTCCTGTATCCCTGGCAGCTGATCCGACCCCGAGTTGCGATCCTGCCTCGACACCCGGTTCGCCGGTAGAGGAGACGGCGCCCTCTCGTCACTTGATATCGAGGACCTGGACTCGTACAAGTCTTCGCCCACGAAAAAGTTTGCATTGGTGGGGCTTGGAGACCTGGTCACGGGTAACTCCTGGGGGAACAGGTAAGCTGATTCCTGGCTTGCATAGCTGGGAGGCAGGCTGGGCTGCTCCATGATGAAGGATGACACACTTGGTAAAGTGCTTATGGGAGGTGGATGGTCGATGAACCGCCCAAGGTGATCAAAGATGCTCGAACTATCGTTTGCGATGGGGAAGAATTCGTTCCGTGTCCGTCGGACGCTCTCCCACCCTAACGATGATAAAATGTCTGCCCCAGCTTTTGTTTTGGATAACAAGCCAATCACAAAGAAGCAGGTTCTGTGTACAAGAGCAAAAAAGGATCGTTTTCAATCTTTGTCACTCATTTCGAAAATATGTCTCACAAATTTCAATAAAAGAAGGTACTTGCTGGagatttacttttttttttcttctcttttctctcttttttgttctctttttttgttctctttttttgtctctttcttttttttcttacccAACAAATATATCCTTCCATGAGTGTTGCTGGCCTCTTCCTTGGTTAGCTATTTGCAATAGCAACTCAAGTATGCTATAAAAGTCTGTATGACCTCTTGATGAGATGACAATTTATATGagagtccaaaacaaaatcatCACATTATGGCctcaaggtatatatatatatttatatatatatatatatatatatatatatatatatatcaagtcaCAAAAGAGATTGTGGTCATATTTTGCTCTCCGGCTGTACGGCAGCCCTGTGAGCATAAACCCTTTGGCGTTTGGCATATATTAAGACATTTAAACTGTGAGCCTATACCCCACCCTGCTATTCATCATCACCACAGCTTATCTTAAGACCAATCAAGGTGACTCATATTTGTTGGAGATTAATACATAAGAATAAAACTGCCCTACTCATAAAATTTTATTACTGTTACTAATTTTGTTACATCTGCTATACATCTCGTACGCCTAGAAACCAGGAACGGTCGACAGGGAGTGGCAGCCGATAggaaaacatattttatgattttgaatCTTTCAGAATAAGCACTTTAGGTGATGCCAGTCCGAGGAATAGCTCTGTCTCAGTAACATACTGGTCGCTAAAGTTTAAGTAAGTTTCGTGTTAGAAGAAGACAGGATAGTCAAGGTTTAAGATGGATGGACGGGATTGCCATCGGAACTCACCCTCTGATCGAAAAAACTTCGCACTCTTCGGCCAGTCGTATTATCTCCGGAATGATGTTCATCTTCTCTAGCAGCTTCAAACCCAAAGGAGATGACCCCATGTGACCCTAAGAAAGAAACAAGATGGGCCAATCAAAATGCAAGGCTTGCTGTATTCTTTTACTTCTGATTATAATTCACTTTGGAATACCTTCACATAGATATGTTTTATACTGTTCATGAAGACAAAAAGACTAAAACACCAGAGCAGCAATGCTGCAGAATCTTTGTACAGAAAAAAGCTGAATTTGAGATTGGAGGTTTGAATGAGTGGACTTACTAAACACCAGAGGGCGCTCTTCAGTTCCATGAGTCTTTCGCTAGAGCTGATATCTGCAAGATGAACACGACTACACAGTTCAGGAATCACATTCTGCTGACGAGACAAAGCGAGACAATTAAAGACATGTGTTCCTTGATGGATGTATTATTCAATGGCAGAAACAGTTCTATAATGTATTCATACGGAAAAAAAACACAGTTAAAAGAATTATTTGTGGATTTGTAGAGACGGTCAAAGGTGAAGCCGTTTTTGTGAACAAGCACTAGaaaccagattttttttttttttgtatttcttttttttcgcTGTATCTCTCTGGTAATCACGGTTATTTTGGCAAGAAAGTAAGTACATCATCAAAACAGCCACCAGTCACCAAAACAGATTGCAGAGTTAGAGATCAGTTTGGTCATGTTAAAAAATGGAATGAGTAATGAGGATTTGAACATCAAGTATCTTGAACAAGATCTTAAAATCAAGATATCAAGACATGACTTTCACAAAGCCACAGTGCCTTTTGAAGAGGATTCCCCTCTAACCTGAcggtttttgtttaaaaatgtgTTTAGTCCCTATGTTAGAGGACCGGGCTGGGGAGGGTATCAGTACGGTGATATCCAGGGAATATAATTTATCAAGTAcagcattgcaaaatgctacacaaaaatatacaaatgtaaAGATTTATAGTAGTTTTCGACACAGGAACTATAGTTCAATGTGAGAAAATATTCAGAGCTCCTGAAGATGCCACACAAAATATAGGAACACTCAATTATTCCTTGATATCATGTAAAGTATTTCCTAACTAGTCTTCATCTTGTGTGACCTTTCATAGAATCACATCactcatatatatatctccGCAATTTGAAcaatcttaattttttttaagatgaaTTTGAAGACTTATTTTTGTAAATGCTTAGAGTGATttattctttcatgttttttattATCTTACCTCTCTTCATGCCATTAtgaaatttttattataattttaagCTCTAACTTTTTATGCTGTACAGCGCTTTGAGATTTCATGGAAAGCGCTTTATAAGaagtttatattattattattattattattattgcaaagGAATCTCTCACCTGTTTCTCCAACAGCTCTGCCCCAATCTTGTGCTGAACTAACTGCCCGTAGAGATGAACGGGTACGAAGACGTCCTTCTTTCTCTTTGAGTCGTTCTGAGACCTCCTCAAGAGGAAGCCTTCCGCCGATTGACGTTTGTGACTGGTGAATGCTTCGTTGATCTCCGTCTCCACTAATATGACGTACTTACGATTAAGAGTTGAATACCATTTATCCAGTTCATTCTGAACAAAGTTGACCTCTGACAGATACCGGAATCCTTTAGGAGTTGATAAAAACCtatgaaaagaacagaaaaaggTAGCAACGATGTCACTTCCATGACGCAATTCATACAGTCTTTGGACACGAGTCGAATGATATATAACGAATGAAGTGTGACTGTTTTGAGGTTCCTTGGGTTCCTAGATATATAATTTATGCCGGTTTCTCTAATATGTGATCTTTTCTGTCAAAATCACTGAGATGTCAACAACTGCAGTGTCGCAGTATTGTCCGTTGAAGCTaagaaagttacaaaaattGGACTCTGGTTTTGGTTTACAGTCTTGTGTCAAGACCGATACCTTCTCACATGACTTTAACAGACACTGTAGTTGAACCTTACACCATTTATAGATCCTTTTATCACAAATAAATTCTACAATCTCCATCTAAACATGgcttttctctttgttttgtctgttttgttgttgttgttgtacttAAAACCGACAGATAAAAGCATCTGTTGTTTACCTCGTTAGTAGAAGAGCACCGTGGTCACCGAGGTGTAATAACGACGGACGTATCTGAACGAGACTATGCAGGTTGATTTCGTCCTCGCACGCCTCGTCCAGAACGGCCAGAGCTTCGGTCGATACCTGCTTGTCCTTATCGTACAGCTGACAGACCAAGTTTTCCACCCCCCAGTGCTGGAAATACGGCACCTGTGCTCTCAATAGGACACGCATGTGGCTGGTAGTGTACAGTCGCATAGGCTAGAGGATAAATCCAGGAACAAAATTTACAAAGTGGTAAAACTGATCTTGCAGTAGGGACTTTATACTACTACTTGTGAGGACAGTGAATATAAAGCAGGTTAATAACAGGAACAAACAAAAGTGATTTTCTGTTTTAATACAAGAGAATATAAGCACTAATTAAGGATTTAggaaaaattttgttgtttctttgttacgaaataaatgtttcaaaagtcAACAGAagttgaaaaataaacaatactTTTTCTGTTTTCAAATGACATTAAACCCACCAATCAGATTAACTATAATCATTGATGGGATTGTATAATATTCATTATCATTCagaaaatttcatttatttcatttcatttatttgtttttcacaacatgcatttaaacgtttacaaataacaaataatatgaaGTAGTAGTGAATAATACATGAAGTGAAGGAAGCGGAAATAGACCCATCAAACCAGATGAATTAACTTCACCTGTCAAGATATTATACAAGACATTGCAAAAATATGCAATCGGCATCAACCAGTTGGCAATAAATCTTCTTTCTACTAAAAGGGTCATTTTACCTCTGAGGTAGCAGTCAGTACTTTTGAGAGTACCGTCCTTCCTAGGCCTTCTCTACTGTAGTCCAAGCAAGTCACTATCAGCTTTTGAAGAGTCATGTGAACCTTACTAGAGCAAACATCAAGCAtactacaagaaaaaaaacaagaagtgAAAATATTATCCCATTATTAGTACGATGAATTGCTATGAGATATCATGAGATTGCATCACAAAATTGCATTGAGATATCATGAAATTGCATTGAGATATCATGAAAATGCATTGAGATATCATGAAATGAAATTGCATTGAGATTTCATGAAAATGCATAATTATCACCAACTTGCATTGAAATATCATGAAACTGCAATGAgatatcattgaccaggggtaatataacgtctgtaaagcgctttgagacctatcgctggtgtaaagcgctatataaagtccaaatattattaatatattattatatcacAAACTTGCATTGAGATTTCATGAACTTGCATTGAGATATCATGAAATTGCATTGAGATATCATGAATCTGCATCAAGATGACACAAAATTGCATTAAGATATATCTTGGCAGAAGTCAAGCCATCAATAGCAACAACTACCTACAAGAACAAATAACAGATAACACATGAATGAGATGAATGGTTAATGATCTCTTACGGAAAACTGCctaagagagaaagaaaacaagaagGGAATTTCAAGCCCCCCTGAAGGTCtaacaaaaatatgtatatatatacaactttcAATGAATCAAACATGACCTTTCAGTTACAACATAACTTTTTCAATGACCACCAAACCAGGAGATTTGCTTTAACATGATGTTAGGTTAAGGTCTTAGGCCTCGCAGATGACGAACGGCACAAATTAAAGAATAACACGATGTGGGGGCATTGGCGATACAACATTGGACAAGGACAAAAATCGCTCCCCTCTTCTTGCCATCGAAATCAGACCAACATTTATCGACCAATTGTTTATattgaaaaattgtcaaaagcTGACAGACTCACTATTGGAAAGCGTGAGCTCGTTCTAATATCTTCTCTCCTCGATGCGTCTGCGAGAGCCGGCCCACAAATATAAAGTAATCTTGACAGAGAGAGTTCTGGACGCTGACGGTGCTGAAGATGGCCTCGGGGGCCACCGAATTAAGTGGAGCCATACTGATCTCCAGGAGACAGTCGGCAATATCCTCCGAGAGCTCGCAGAGCAAACGTTCCGCTTCCGCCTGTTGTCAAATAATTAAATATCCTCAGCTAATAATGAGAGAATGGATTCCTCGATAATAACGAGACAATTTCCTTCCTTGGGGTGCATATTGAAGGAAACTTCTCGCTCAATGTTTGGGAGAACATTTTATAGACTCAgtcaaacaaaaatagaaacatcAAATAGGAATACTTTACGAAAGGAGTTTGATGGATGAGGCAGAGCCACAGAGAATGACATTATGGTATCTTATATCTATAGCATTATGCAGCAGCATAGGGGCTGATCAATATACAACTTGAACAGACAAGGGGAAAAACCACAAAGCTCATAAATATTGGAATATCTTACAAATAAACTGTTCCACTAAGCTGCCTTATTGATACAACAAccgaattaaaattttccaatttaaaaagtcaaaactagaaCACTGGGAAACTGTAGCTTCCATTGACTACTGCAGAGGTATTTTTAACGCTCAATTTGTGGATACCAGCCAGTTAAGTCACTGATAGAGATTGTATCATGTAATTCTTGTCATAAACTTTTTCCAATATCCAACAAAACATGTCTTCCTTTGTAGTGAATTGAATACattcacatacatacatgcagtGTGATGTACCACAGACATTTCACTTTTATACCGAATGGAGCTAATGAAGCAATTCtgccctcaaccccccccccattgagaattattaattaattaatcagtgAAAACTGTATGAATAAAACTTTCCCCCA from Apostichopus japonicus isolate 1M-3 chromosome 2, ASM3797524v1, whole genome shotgun sequence harbors:
- the LOC139979519 gene encoding rapamycin-insensitive companion of mTOR-like isoform X2, with amino-acid sequence MVNSSWNMAATMYRPRSIRRSKGRHDSGDVDVPLDLNRAPEDNVRDILVTLVQDKSPSKGKKLGHLNNFVKLVNSITSTKDLCFPAPEILCCLRLSLTHSTKEVRGAGLRAIRYFIQDETSCQALLGLHLDLLVMHSLDLCENNDIERIQAVRLIRRIITVCPALCPLSLIHSLTAIGNNGDSQRDSLKRACVATLCELAIHNTEAFSKAGGLSTLIRNILDTQLLRINESVTLTVLHLLNHPSTRRFIRFKADIEQVIAPYTDIHYRHSGEADQQNSGTEDRESWYRASRIAVVTLLRSWPGMIRLCSAESSGLQSLMQILCVPQEENRRYLLEVLYEAFYLTIPKWTDDFDIAIESIDTHDSQLCTLGEGFVVEEALTVLPHRAITRTNLKENHLALLLLAFINAGLLESLVEVITSGTEHLSIMGTVFLGELLHMCDRMLPVECELHHHTLPTLMALAASLDASILQRIRATQAVTNLCRFHELKKRGPIPCSLFLDQILCNSPGYMGQRNEKINSNKPMPLTDMDESNVQAALKDTLVLSGKEFKEWKWDLIGSLIKRGGPSLHKFDDANINRFFRKLMDFYKPMSRGFSSVDIGKDGSRSPEAENYTLIGRQLIDYLLKSTDAEAERLLCELSEDIADCLLEISMAPLNSVAPEAIFSTVSVQNSLCQDYFIFVGRLSQTHRGEKILERAHAFQYMLDVCSSKVHMTLQKLIVTCLDYSREGLGRTVLSKVLTATSEPMRLYTTSHMRVLLRAQVPYFQHWGVENLVCQLYDKDKQVSTEALAVLDEACEDEINLHSLVQIRPSLLHLGDHGALLLTRFLSTPKGFRYLSEVNFVQNELDKWYSTLNRKYVILVETEINEAFTSHKRQSAEGFLLRRSQNDSKRKKDVFVPVHLYGQLVQHKIGAELLEKQNVIPELCSRVHLADISSSERLMELKSALWCLGHMGSSPLGLKLLEKMNIIPEIIRLAEECEVFSIRGTCFFVIGLLSKTKAGADILSSLGWESVRRTRNEFFPIANDSSSIFDHLGRFIDHPPPISTLPSVSSFIMEQPSLPPSYASQESAYLFPQELPVTRSPSPTNANFFVGEDLYESRSSISSDERAPSPLPANRVSRQDRNSGSDQLPGIQEVSNGTGSKNLKEKTAQQKLKCVIQLKRAKTMPSIEGSLNGLKTSEAVMKIRSNSDASSRLTKDKANSEVRFSPESGNGRSSDQQSRDRSLSLKRRCDSNESGRGSIGTKSRSESFATDTTTQSSGVSSLHSNPSSPPIESSFSSLSTVASSHTVKSIHSSDALRKSHNLSRTPSYLRRLSKPIVIPQTPTSGKVVETSAVFTSSRDAHGYAALKALETQRQGSEDGDKLRRHSSLEEDGVYGSSGKSRSGSVGSIGHYTAFLSPLKSTLKRSNAVTSNEEYIGLCLPVDVSLIFHSDESQYRGGRSSSRTSSQTSGDIPHVQVSGPASDHPSLGSGVASSRSTSSSFKDQSHAVIPAGPLLVDEENERHHPETCIRCTKVRAVSSLDMEKEDCRSRSASECDMLSEYDARPRALSATSGRGTPNSCDTPTSVLGSFEFESGNRRVSMREDTPSGRALVRKEIMRLVNRMASGVGLKSQEDGLLRLKERFPRSFEDPCLYSDVAQILGSRTFRLVARRFIQELFQDVDYEELYQEAQCILGLQQDQAQQDKNS
- the LOC139979519 gene encoding rapamycin-insensitive companion of mTOR-like isoform X1; amino-acid sequence: MVNSSWNMAATMYRPRSIRRSKGRHDSGDVDVPLDLNRAPEDNVRDILVTLVQDKSPSKGKKLGHLNNFVKLVNSITSTKDLCFPAPEILCCLRLSLTHSTKEVRGAGLRAIRYFIQDETSCQALLGLHLDLLVMHSLDLCENNDIERIQAVRLIRRIITVCPALCPLSLIHSLTAIGNNGDSQRDSLKRACVATLCELAIHNTEAFSKAGGLSTLIRNILDTQLLRINESVTLTVLHLLNHPSTRRFIRFKADIEQVIAPYTDIHYRHSGEADQQNSGTEDRESWYRASRIAVVTLLRSWPGMIRLCSAESSGLQSLMQILCVPQEENRRYLLEVLYEAFYLTIPKWTDDFDIAIESIDTHDSQLCTLGEGFVVEEALTVLPHRAITRTNLKENHLALLLLAFINAGLLESLVEVITSGTEHLSIMGTVFLGELLHMCDRMLPVECELHHHTLPTLMALAASLDASILQRIRATQAVTNLCRFHELKKRGPIPCSLFLDQILCNSPGYMGQRNEKINSNKPMPLTDMDESNVQAALKDTLVLSGKEFKEWKWDLIGSLIKRGGPSLHKFDDANINRFFRKLMDFYKPMSRGFSSVDIGKDGSRSPEAENYTLIGRQLIDYLLKSTDAEAERLLCELSEDIADCLLEISMAPLNSVAPEAIFSTVSVQNSLCQDYFIFVGRLSQTHRGEKILERAHAFQYMLDVCSSKVHMTLQKLIVTCLDYSREGLGRTVLSKVLTATSEPMRLYTTSHMRVLLRAQVPYFQHWGVENLVCQLYDKDKQVSTEALAVLDEACEDEINLHSLVQIRPSLLHLGDHGALLLTRFLSTPKGFRYLSEVNFVQNELDKWYSTLNRKYVILVETEINEAFTSHKRQSAEGFLLRRSQNDSKRKKDVFVPVHLYGQLVQHKIGAELLEKQQNVIPELCSRVHLADISSSERLMELKSALWCLGHMGSSPLGLKLLEKMNIIPEIIRLAEECEVFSIRGTCFFVIGLLSKTKAGADILSSLGWESVRRTRNEFFPIANDSSSIFDHLGRFIDHPPPISTLPSVSSFIMEQPSLPPSYASQESAYLFPQELPVTRSPSPTNANFFVGEDLYESRSSISSDERAPSPLPANRVSRQDRNSGSDQLPGIQEVSNGTGSKNLKEKTAQQKLKCVIQLKRAKTMPSIEGSLNGLKTSEAVMKIRSNSDASSRLTKDKANSEVRFSPESGNGRSSDQQSRDRSLSLKRRCDSNESGRGSIGTKSRSESFATDTTTQSSGVSSLHSNPSSPPIESSFSSLSTVASSHTVKSIHSSDALRKSHNLSRTPSYLRRLSKPIVIPQTPTSGKVVETSAVFTSSRDAHGYAALKALETQRQGSEDGDKLRRHSSLEEDGVYGSSGKSRSGSVGSIGHYTAFLSPLKSTLKRSNAVTSNEEYIGLCLPVDVSLIFHSDESQYRGGRSSSRTSSQTSGDIPHVQVSGPASDHPSLGSGVASSRSTSSSFKDQSHAVIPAGPLLVDEENERHHPETCIRCTKVRAVSSLDMEKEDCRSRSASECDMLSEYDARPRALSATSGRGTPNSCDTPTSVLGSFEFESGNRRVSMREDTPSGRALVRKEIMRLVNRMASGVGLKSQEDGLLRLKERFPRSFEDPCLYSDVAQILGSRTFRLVARRFIQELFQDVDYEELYQEAQCILGLQQDQAQQDKNS